A window of Longispora fulva contains these coding sequences:
- a CDS encoding carboxypeptidase-like regulatory domain-containing protein: MRLLAGRMWPVVTTFCAVILTAAPAVAADEIAAAFSPTAVTIGVGGAPVTVALTLTNTSAAPGTAGFTISMPAELVAQGVQFTAAAAGCQAAPTVVTCPVIPVAAASNTAVTVSIAPPAQSALTSGQTVAGSLSAAGSFLTTAAGAITATVPVTLNGPVSTGIPSVTGRVLDLETKPVPGAVVTITDSAGKSRGVTSGDTGAFTYTAASVAEQFTAGTLTLVATKTGYTPVTVTRTATPGLAVSDVDISLTLTAAAAPNAVQRIEKSPVAGAADGDDGSPMLTFAVILGVLLLGGGGACVYFLLRKGRDGDEGPARPTPTVYRSSTPSAPQRPDHATQILRTVPAEPAHAPPSSAHEPTVRHPAAPTSEPTAVRHPAAALSEPTVVRNPSSALSEPTAVHNQPAPGLNEPTALRKRPGREPKPWDWLDD; encoded by the coding sequence ATGCGCCTACTGGCGGGCAGAATGTGGCCGGTCGTCACGACCTTCTGCGCGGTGATCCTGACGGCCGCCCCGGCGGTCGCGGCCGACGAGATCGCCGCGGCGTTCAGCCCCACGGCGGTGACGATCGGCGTGGGCGGCGCCCCGGTGACGGTCGCGCTCACCCTCACCAACACCAGCGCCGCGCCGGGCACCGCCGGCTTCACCATCTCGATGCCCGCCGAGCTGGTCGCCCAGGGCGTGCAGTTCACGGCGGCCGCCGCCGGCTGCCAGGCCGCCCCGACGGTCGTCACCTGCCCCGTGATCCCGGTGGCTGCGGCGTCGAACACCGCCGTCACCGTGTCGATCGCCCCGCCGGCCCAGTCCGCCCTCACCTCCGGACAGACCGTGGCCGGCTCGTTGAGCGCCGCCGGCTCCTTCCTCACCACCGCCGCCGGCGCGATCACCGCGACCGTCCCCGTGACGCTCAACGGGCCGGTGTCCACCGGGATCCCGTCGGTCACCGGGCGGGTGCTGGACCTGGAGACCAAGCCGGTGCCGGGCGCCGTGGTCACCATCACCGACTCCGCCGGCAAGTCCCGGGGCGTGACGTCCGGGGACACCGGAGCGTTCACGTACACGGCGGCGTCCGTGGCCGAGCAGTTCACCGCCGGCACCCTCACCCTGGTGGCGACGAAGACCGGGTACACACCGGTGACGGTCACCCGGACCGCCACCCCCGGACTCGCGGTGTCCGATGTCGACATCTCGCTGACCCTGACGGCGGCGGCCGCGCCCAACGCCGTGCAGCGGATCGAGAAGTCCCCGGTCGCCGGCGCGGCCGACGGCGACGACGGCAGTCCGATGCTGACGTTCGCAGTGATCCTGGGCGTCCTGCTGCTCGGCGGCGGCGGGGCGTGCGTGTACTTCCTGCTCCGCAAGGGCCGCGACGGCGACGAGGGCCCGGCCCGCCCGACGCCCACGGTGTACCGCAGCTCGACGCCCAGCGCGCCCCAGCGGCCCGACCACGCGACCCAGATCCTGCGGACCGTCCCCGCCGAGCCGGCCCACGCACCGCCGTCGTCCGCGCACGAGCCGACCGTCCGCCACCCGGCTGCCCCGACGTCCGAGCCGACCGCCGTCCGCCATCCGGCCGCCGCGCTGTCCGAGCCGACCGTGGTCCGGAATCCGTCGTCGGCGCTGTCCGAGCCGACCGCCGTGCACAACCAGCCCGCTCCCGGCCTGAACGAGCCGACGGCCCTGCGCAAGCGGCCTGGCCGCGAGCCCAAGCCGTGGGACTGGCTCGACGACTAG